In a single window of the Biomphalaria glabrata chromosome 13, xgBioGlab47.1, whole genome shotgun sequence genome:
- the LOC106070190 gene encoding fibrillin-2-like, producing MIVTIGCFISSSCAAVVTSNFYNFTINTQTYWLSKTETNFNNAKTQCESIYAALALFSSNAEYKSVKSYLEGNINSINSNIQGIWLDHKAVDTDNDSLYEHYWGNELFDPYSWIWSYWPPSANCKYVKSGPCCARYLPVTFWPYYWYLNERSCTDNNWFLCKPVDECKTGAANCSHNCTEQVLGYSCSCYKGFALSSNNRTCDDINECSPNQTVCEQNCTNTNGSYRCSCYKGYTLNLSNNKTCLDVNECVNASVCQHICNNTAGSYFCSCKSGYRLDSNKFSCSDIDECSTNTSMCSQKCINTVGSYNCSCRRGYSLAKDNITCKDINECSKNASICGQVCNNVNGSYYCSCNTGYSLGSDNFTCQDVDECTASPQPCTDSCENLIGSYRCGCRIGYALSNDSGSCVDVDECVMDPNVCDQICLNSNGSYSCICKAEYVLAGDKATCLDIDECYNNSVLCYHDCHNQNGSYYCTCHEGYTLGSDNMSCIDNNECDIHPSLCQQLCKNTRGSYHCYCNAGYFLNPDNVTCSDVNECLTKTSLCTQLCTNTNGSYACHCRDGYRLSSNNITCLDVDECDENPAICEDKCENTQGSYFCLCSDGYIVDQGRCLDIDECSVSSQNCSQFCNNTAGSYYCSCFEGYSLKDDQVSCSPNDICMFHAKSCDQVCNSFGDVYNCSCLDGYYLDPHDNQTCLDINECAQNESACEQLCVNTVGSFFCACQSGYTLTSDDRTCTKRTKSISCPCSCNFYSRMMSVTSQAAVQEMLAIRKALTVSKTGLSSYVSLKTSAVDKRDSSQTVGYVGMAIIAIVTSLIIIPDVLTVCRILLSHRHTSENYKKR from the exons ATGATTGTGACAATTGGct gttTTATTTCAAGTTCATGCGCCGCTGTAGTGACAAgtaatttttacaattttactaTAAATACACAGACATATTGGCTTtcaaaaacagaaacaaacttTAATAACGCCAAAACGCAGTGCGAAAGCATTTACGCTGCGTTGGCGCTGTTCAGTAGCAATGCTGAATACAAGAGTGTAAAAAGCTATCTGGAAGGTAATATTAACTCCATCAACTCAAACATACAAGGCATTTGGCTGGACCATAAAGCCGTAGACACTGACAACGATAGTCTTTACGAGCACTATTGGGGGAACGAACTGTTTGATCCTTACAGTTGGATTTGGAGCTATTGGCCGCCCTCTGCAAACTGCAAATATGTCAAGTCAGGTCCGTGTTGTGCGAGATACTTGCCCGTCACATTTTGGCCTTATTATTGGTATTTGAACGAAAGGTCGTGTACAGACAATAACTGGTTTCTGTGTAAGCCCGTGGACGAGTGCAAGACGGGGGCAGCTAACTGTTCTCATAACTGCACAGAACAAGTGTTGGGCTACTCCTGCTCCTGCTATAAAGGTTTCGCCCTATCGTCCAACAACAGGACATGTGATGATATCAACGAATGCTCCCCCAATCAAACTGTGTGCGAACAAAACTGTACCAACACCAATGGCTCCTACAGATGCAGCTGCTACAAAGGATACACTCTCAATCTGAGCAACAACAAAACCTGCCTTGACGTCAACGAGTGTGTGAACGCGAGCGTCTGCCAACACATTTGTAACAATACAGCTGGCTCATACTTCTGCTCATGTAAAAGTGGTTACAGGCTCGACTCTAACAAATTCTCGTGCTCGGACATTGACGAATGCAGCACCAACACTTCCATGTGCAGTCAAAAATGCATCAACACAGTTGGATCCTATAACTGCAGCTGCAGAAGAGGCTACTCTCTTGCCAAAGACAACATAACCTGCAAGGATATTAACGAGTGTTCGAAAAACGCCAGTATTTGTGGCCAGGTCTGTAACAACGTCAACGGCTCCTACTACTGTAGCTGTAACACTGGATACTCTTTGGGCAGCGACAATTTTACTTGTCAGGATGTAGATGAATGCACAGCTTCGCCTCAACCGTGCACCGACAGCTGCGAAAATCTTATTGGGTCTTACAGATGCGGCTGCCGCATTGGTTATGCGCTGAGCAATGACTCCGGGTCATGCGTGGACGTTGATGAATGCGTTATGGATCCCAATGTCTGCGACCAGATATGTCTGAATTCGAACGGGTCGTATAGTTGCATTTGCAAAGCTGAATACGTCCTCGCTGGAGACAAAGCCACATGCTTGGACATAGATGAGTGCTACAATAATTCTGTGCTGTGTTATCATGACTGTCACAATCAGAATGGATCCTACTACTGCACATGTCACGAAGGGTATACTCTTGGCAGTGACAACATGTCATGCATTGACAACAACGAGTGTGACATACATCCGAGCCTCTGTCAGCAGCTTTGCAAGAACACAAGAGGATCCTATCACTGCTACTGTAATGCCGGATATTTTCTTAACCCAGACAATGTCACCTGCTCCGACGTGAATGAGTGTTTGACTAAGACATCTCTCTGCACGCAGCTATGTACAAATACGAACGGCTCATATGCTTGCCACTGTCGAGACGGATATAGATTAAGTTCCAACAACATAACTTGCTTGGATGTCGACGAATGCGATGAAAACCCAGCCATCTGTGAAGACAAGTGTGAAAACACACAAGGTTCTTACTTCTGCCTTTGTAGCGATGGATACATAGTTGACCAGGGAAGATGTCTGGATATAGACGAATGCAGCGTCTCTAGTCAGAACTGTAGTCAGTTTTGCAACAACACTGCAGGTAGCTATTACTGTTCCTGTTTTGAAGGCTATTCGCTCAAGGACGATCAAGTATCATGTTCGCCTAATGACATCTGTATGTTTCATGCAAAGTCTTGTGACCAGGTCTGCAACTCATTTGGCGATGTCTACAACTGCTCTTGTCTAGATGGCTACTATCTAGACCCCCATGACAACCAAACGTGTCTCGACATCAACGAATGCGCCCAAAACGAGAGCGCCTGTGAGCAGTTGTGCGTCAACACTGTTGGCTCCTTCTTCTGCGCTTGCCAGTCCGGATACACTCTTACATCGGATGACCGCACGTGCACAAAGAGAACCAAATCAATCAGTTGTCCATGCTCTTGCAATTTCTACTCACGAATGATGTCCGTTACCTCCCAGGCTGCCGTGCAAGAGATGCTGGCCATACGTAAGGCACTCACGGTGTCGAAGACGGGACTTTCTTCCTACGTCTCCTTAAAGACCAGCGCAGTGGACAAACGTGATTCGTCCCAAACCGTCGGCTACGTAGGCATGGCTATTATAGCTATTGTTACATCTCTCATAATCATCCCAGATGTTTTGACAGTCTGCCGCATTCTCCTAAGCCATAGACATACATCAGAGAACTATAAGAAACGCTAA
- the LOC106057447 gene encoding fibulin-2-like, which yields MTALLCTSCSYLFCVIMMLCLQDSETDNLNQLIIGNVGYCLSDYKVKFQEAERRCNETGTTLAFFDDNEEFVDVYNYTSKNISTDSEFWIKINYTGNESNSTFWWRNEIVNQNLWAKDDEPDSSCKHFDDITCCSKLKFSHNAITSNGLRDSPCLDSNTFLCKVRLKFPDNVLNCLPDCTSSKTIRCNCAAGYWFNESSLKCQPLSCLTEDTNCLSCRVVPVSGLFCDCEYGYTFGQNGTCVDVNECLVHNTCEQNCTNSFGSFQCSCHQGYTLRADNKTCVAISVDCNNSSQTFQHSCSNDSCPCPTSSDERNISDFCSSSSCQHLCFNTSTHFICKCYAGYFLLADGVHCSPIDHCNRSVCLKDCSTANDSSACTDKCPESDKPCDHACHNTNDSYICSCHPGYFLNVADNKTCQDIDECSLNSSQCEFYCNNTPGSYVCTCPEGDYLSGNRQSCNQNRPQSQCPCQCSSSLKRKMSSEEIKETLRVLQQELQVDTSSLLSTQLLYTSQTDDRPSSTAIGYFGIVFLAIVLGFICMSDVLTLLGHMVDKVKINLNGGKKV from the exons ATGACAGCCCTGCTTTGTACCTCTTGTTCCTATCTCTTCTGTGTTATCATGATGTTGTGTTTACAAG ACTCCGAGACGGACAATTTAAATCAGCTAATCATTGGCAATGTTGGATATTGTTTATCTGACTACAAGGTAAAGTTTCAAGAAGCGGAACGACGCTGTAACGAAACAGGGACAACGCTTGCGTTTTTTGACGACAACGAAGAGTTTGTAGACGTGTATAACTACACATCGAAAAACATTTCGACTGATTCCGAGTTTTGGATCAAAATAAATTACACTGGTAATGAGTCTAATTCTACTTTTTGGTGGCGAAATGAAATAGTTAATCaaaacttgtgggctaaagatGACGAACCTGATAGTTCCTGTAAACATTTTGATGACATAACCTGCTGTTCAAAATTAAAGTTTTCTCATAACGCTATAACTTCGAATGGTCTTAGGGACAGTCCCTGTTTAGATTCGAACACATTTCTTTGTAAAGTCCGTTTAAAATTTCCAGACAATGTCCTAAATTGTCTACCTGACTGTACAAGCTCTAAGACGATACGATGTAACTGTGCTGCCGGTTACTGGTTCAATGAAAgtagtttaaaatgtcaaccTTTGAGTTGCCTTACAGAAGATACCAATTGTTTATCGTGCCGAGTCGTACCAGTTTCTGGGCTCTTTTGTGATTGCGAATATGGCTACACATTTGGTCAAAATGGCACATGTGTTGATGTGAATGAATGCCTAGTACATAATACTTGTGAACAAAACTGCACTAACAGTTTCGGATCTTTCCAGTGCAGTTGTCATCAGGGATACACTCTCAGAGCTGACAATAAGACTTGTGTGGCTATTTCTGTTGATTGCAATAACAGTTCACAGACATTTCAGCACAGTTGCAGTAATGATTCGTGTCCATGTCCGACATCTTCCGATGAACGTAACATCAGTGACTTTTGCAGTTCGTCTTCATGCCAACATCTTTGTTTCAATACCAGCACACATTTCATATGCAAGTGTTATGCTGGATATTTCTTGCTTGCAGACGGTGTACATTGTTCTCCTATAGATCACTGTAACCGTTCAGTGTGTCTCAAGGATTGCTCCACTGCTAACGATTCAAGCGCCTGCACTGACAAATGTCCAGAAAGTGACAAACCGTGTGACCACGCCTGTCACAACACAAATGATTCGTACATATGTTCCTGCCATCCTGGCTACTTTCTAAATGTAGCTGACAACAAGACATGTCAAGACATAGACGAATGCAGTCTAAACTCTAGCCAGTGTGAATTTTATTGTAACAACACTCCAGGCTCATACGTCTGCACATGTCCAGAAGGAGATTATCTTTCAGGAAACAGACAATCATGCAACCAAAATAGACCCCAGTCTCAATGTCCGTGTCAATGTTCTAgctctttaaaaagaaaaatgtcttcagaagaaataaaagagacgCTGAGAGTCctacaacaagagcttcaagttGATACGTCCAGTCTACTCTCTACTCAGTTGCTCTACACAAGTCAGACAGACGACCGCCCTTCCAGCACTGCCATTGGCTACTTCGGAATTGTGTTTCTAGCAATTGTATTGGGATTTATTTGTATGTCCGATGTTTTGACGTTGTTAGGTCACATGGTAGACAAAGTCAAAATAAACCTGAATGGCGGAAAGAAAGTTTaa